In Opisthocomus hoazin isolate bOpiHoa1 chromosome 3, bOpiHoa1.hap1, whole genome shotgun sequence, a genomic segment contains:
- the RPP40 gene encoding ribonuclease P protein subunit p40, whose product MWALPGLGRAPRHLLVCEKGHARHARSRHAAHVRDHAYNCRVSVLIPECGILPEVLKSTIADVGEYYLVRNLSVHELVAHDFIDAFVKKGSCYALTYNTKIDQDSTAALLPNGKLILSVDKDTYEELGLQGRPSRYSGKKEMRYIITIDLTDSGFHPDSKKHNRVLWALKEKKPLEFDFLLAWYSTGAEGSTLMSYFSKNQIQALKPKITFSTLRDLQCPVLQSNELQGKPEESCGTEELFEWLGAVLNQVSLDNKSSSFLSTYCCPQPNTMVEKAFLCTITGFIIPEKIIQLLEQLCCYFGEPKLAHWLTLTVHGFADSPVSWRENEHGFHKGGENLYNFVIFRNLDYWLQMAVGTNDDCPP is encoded by the exons ATGTgggcgctgccggggctgggccgggcgccGCGGCACCTGCTGGTCTGCGAGAAGGGCCACGCGCGGCACGCGCGCTCGCGGCACGCGGCGCACGTGCGGGACCACGCCTACAACTGCCGC GTGTCTGTCTTGATCCCTGAATGTGGCATACTGCCTGAAGTGCTGAAAAGTACCATTGCAGATGTTGGAGAGTACTACCTGGTGAGGAATTTATCAGTTCATGAGTTGGTCGCTCACGACTTCATTGATGCTTTTGTGAAGAAAG GTTCATGCTACGCACTTACCTATAACACAAAAATTGATCAAGATAGTACTGCAGCTCTGCTACCAAAtg GAAAACTAATTCTATCAGTGGATAAGGATACTTATGAGGAACTTGGACTGCAAGGCCGCCCTTCTCGGTATTCTGgcaaaaaagaaatgagatatA TTATAACTATTGACTTGACTGATTCCGGCTTTCACCCTGATAGCAAGAAACATAACAGAGTGCTTTGGgccttgaaagaaaagaaacctttAGAATTTGACTTCCTACTGGCTTGGTATAGCACAG GTGCAGAGGGATCAACATTGATGTCATACTTTTCAAAAAACCAAATACAGGCTCTGAAGCCAAAAATCACATTCAGCACATTAAGGGACTTGCAGTGTCCGGTGTTGCAAAGTAATGAACTGCAAGGAAAGCCAGAGGAGTCCTGCGGTACAGAGGAACTCTTTGAATGGCTAGGTGCTGTCTTGAATCAAGTTAGCTT agacaaCAAATCATCCAGCTTCTTATCAACATATTGCTGTCCTCAGCCCAACACAATGGTGGAAAAAGCTTTTTTGTGCACAATCACAGGCTTCATAATTCCTGAGAAGATAATTCAGTTATTGGAGCAGCTGTG TTGCTATTTTGGTGAACCAAAACTGGCACACTGGCTGACCTTAACTGTGCATGGCTTTGCGGACAGCCCTGTTTCCTGGAGAGAAAATGAACATGGTTTCCACAAGGGAGGAGAGAACTTGTACAATTTTGTCATTTTTAGAAATCTGGACTACTGGCTTCAGATGGCTGTAGGAACTAATGACGATTGTCCTCCATAA